In Nitrospirota bacterium, a single genomic region encodes these proteins:
- a CDS encoding hydrogenase maturation protease: protein MKTVIIGLGNPILSDDSVGIKVSRALHHTLNGCSGIDITEVYAGGIRLMDAMTGYDRAVIIDAVVTEHSEPGRYYRLSLSDLVSTRNTVSVHDMNLPTALEMGRMLDVPLPEHIDIWGIEAKDVETFSEGLSEAVAQAVPAVVSCILQDLGLSDCANNHARW from the coding sequence ATGAAGACGGTCATCATAGGCTTGGGAAACCCGATTCTCTCCGACGACAGCGTCGGGATAAAAGTATCAAGAGCTCTGCACCATACACTGAACGGCTGCAGCGGCATCGATATTACCGAAGTATACGCCGGGGGCATCCGGCTCATGGACGCCATGACAGGATATGACAGGGCGGTAATCATTGACGCTGTCGTCACGGAACACAGCGAGCCCGGAAGATATTACCGGCTCTCACTTTCAGACCTGGTGTCGACGAGAAACACCGTCTCTGTTCATGACATGAACCTCCCCACCGCCCTTGAAATGGGCCGGATGCTCGATGTCCCCCTGCCTGAGCATATCGATATCTGGGGAATCGAGGCGAAGGATGTCGAGACCTTCAGCGAAGGTCTTTCGGAGGCCGTCGCACAAGCGGTACCTGCCGTGGTTTCCTGCATTTTACAAGACCTGGGCCTCTCGGACTGCGCGAACAATCATGCGAGGTGGTAA